The Candidatus Obscuribacterales bacterium DNA segment TGTTATGTTGTGCGGCGTAGATCGCGATCAAGCGCTTGCTTTTGTAAGCCTCCTGCATCTGTTCACAATCATGCTGATACCGCCGGTAACAGCATTTGTGCTTGTAACATTCACATCATTGCGCAAAGGCAAGACCGCCGAAGGCGAAGTTCAAGGCTGAACACTTGCTCCATCGGCAGCAGCGCAAGTAACAATTTTTACGCCTTGCGTGACTGTCGCCTTGGTGCCTACTTGAGAGACATATTCCAGTTTGACTGCTGAAGGCAACTGTTCAATTTTTACTTTGTTCGGCTTGCCGTTTTTAATCACCTGCCCACAACTTACAAATACAGTCGGTGCAGTCAGACGAGCAGGAGCCACATTACCGCGCACGGGAGCCGGCAACGGAAACATCTTAAACTGCAAATCGCTGTCGGCATCAGGCAAGCGCGCATCAATGTTTGAAACATAGAGGTTGCTTGATTCCTGAATGAAATCATGATCTTTGTCGTACTGGATCAATGCAGGATTACCGGCTGAAACTTCCACATTGGATTGCACACCTTTGATATAACCAAGATCCATATTGGTCAACTTAGGAGCTTGCGCTGTCATGCCGGGCAAGCTGAATTCCTTTTGCCCCTTAATACCGAGTTCAGCTGATTCAGCCTCTTTAAGCGCGCTTTTGATATTTGCTTGCAGCAAGAGCTCACGTTGATCATCAAGCATTTGCGCGTTATTGCGTGCCTCATTGAGCAATTGTCTGGACAATGGTTCAAGATGTTTATAGCCAAGCGAGTTAACGCGGTTGTAAGTCTCACGAGACGTGAATACTAATTCGCGGCAACGAGCAACGATGTTGTTCATTCTGCCGCTTTGATCTTGAGCATTTAGCGTCTTGGCTGTTTTCAATGCCAGAGCTTCAGCGGAGTTCTGCATCATTCCTTTCATCATTTGCGGAAAAAGGAAAATGAACATAACGAAGATGGTGCCCACCATTACAAGACCGGAAATCATGGTCAAAAGAAGCATGTTGCCGGAGCTCTTACGAGGTGCTGATATTGCTTTATTCATCATCAATGCCATTCCCGAAATATCCACTTGAGACATTCTACTACCTTGCTAGCACATGTTATTATGGGCGCAAGATTAGGCTTTAAAGTAGGCAAGATGATTCGCTCTCGTGAAAAAGGACAGCAAATGGCCGACTTCACGGTGGCATTTGGCTTCTTGGTAATCTTTGTCATTCTGCCTTTGATTGACTTGGGCGTCGTGCCCGTTCGTTATTTGATGGCGCAAACGTCCGTGCGTAACTACATCAAGCAATTGTCTCTTTGCGAGACGATGAGCCAGGCTTATACCAAGGTAAAGTCGAACAATAATGAATTCGACAAGTTGCTAACAAGCGTTGGCGGCACCCATGTCAAGTCCACCAAGCTGCTTATTGTTATCAGCAGTCAGAAAAAACTAGGCAATCAAATTGAAGTAGACAAACCAAAAGCAATCCAAAAAATGTGGCAGCCGGATGGTACCAATTGTCCTTGCCAATACATGATCAAGTTGAGCGTAGACTTGGAAATCGATCCGCTAATTACTTTGCCCAAAATGCTGGGAGGAATTCCCGGACTAAGCGCGCCATTTGTTTTGACTCTTACGGAAATTGCGCCGTGGGAAAACTTAGGTATCAATCCGGCCACGCAAGAATATTTCATCAACGAATAAAGTGGAAATAAATGCCATGAAAAAACATCTGATTATTCTCACCACAATCCTTATCGTGATGTCCGGAGTTTTTCTCAGCTGGTCACAGAAACAATGCCAAGCCAGCGCGCGCGATTTTGACTGGACAATTACCGCAACAACAGAAGAGATGAAAGACTATTTTACGTTTCCGGGCAACAATCTCAACCCAATTGTCAAAGTAAGAGTAGTCTACAAAGACAAAAAAACAACCAAGGGCGAAGATGTCCCCTATGAAGACTTGTTCTTTCGCGGTTGCGAAGCAGTCGGGCTAAGACGCTATAGTGTTCTTAACATCACGAATACTGGTCTCGGCTCAATTCGTATTCAGCACAAGACTGATGACGCCGGCTCCGGAGAAACCTGTGCCGCCGCCAATACCATAACCAGACTCTTGCTTGACACTTATATTCTTGGTGATGCACCGTCTGTAGTAGTCGTGCCGCGCACATCGTTTTCGGCAGTCGCTCAGGATCTACGTCGGCAAAACTTCTTCCCGTTTGATAGTAACGCCAATGACGCAATTCCAGCTTCTGTCATTTTGTCTCTAGCTTCCGAACCCGATGGCAATCGGCAAAGTATGTATTACAACGGCGGCAATTAGCGCCTCTGGCAACGCGAACAAAAGTGCGCCGAGCGTCCCGCCAACTTAACTCTTTCAATCTTACTCCCGCATTTGGTACAGGAAAGACCAACGCGACCATAGACCAAAGCTTCGTTCTGATAATTGCCGTTGACACCGAAACTGTCTTTGTAGTCTCGTATACTTGAGCCGCCGGCAACAATAGCCTGCGTTAAAACCAAGCGGATATTTTCCACCAATTTCTTTAGCTTTGCCGCGCTTAAATCAGATGCTCTAGTCTGCGGGTGGACGCCTGTGAGAAACAAAACCTCATCAGCATAAATATTGCCTATTCCGGCAATCAACCCCTGATCAAGTAATGCCGCTTTTATAGATTGACTGCGCGTGGCCAATTTTTCCTGCAAGTAATTGTGCGTTAAGTCAGTAAGTGGTTCGGGCCCCATTTTGCTCAGTGCCGGTATTACTTCCTCAAACTTTGCGTTGGATTTTACGAACCAGAGCCGTCCAAATACACGCATGTCTTCAAAATGCAATTCCTTTCCGGATTGCATTTTGAACAAGACTCGCAAATGCTTGTCGTTTTTGTCTTTGTTGCTTTTCTTGGTTTTCACTACAAGCGCACCGGACATGCGCAAATGACATGCTAATCCACTGCCGTCATCAAAACTCATAAGCAAATATTTGCCGCGCCGCACAAAATCAGAAAAAACACGCCCAGGCACTAATTTGGCAAAGCTTTTCGCTGAAGGACACGCAATCGATTGCTCACGCAACACTTTTACCGATTCAATGCGCTCGCCGGCAAGGCTCTTTTCCAGCCCACGCAATACACACTCTACTTCCGGCAACTCTGGCACGCAAGTCCTTTAGATGAAGAAGAAGCCTATAGACAGAATAATATAAACAGCGAGCAATTGCAGACCTTCCAGCCAGTTGCACTCACCATCCAAAACAACAAGCGGCAAGATTAACACCGACAAACCGACAGCGACAATTTCACCAGCCGTGAAATTGAGATTCATCGGTTGCCCAAGCAAGAAACTGGCAAAAACAAGCACAGGGGCGACAAACAAGGCTATTTGCGCTCCCGAGCCTAAGGCTATTTGCATAGCCAAATCCATGCGGTTTTTCATAGCCATGAGCACAGCTGTTGAGTGTTCGGCGGCATTACCAATAATTGCCACCAATACGACACCAACAAACAACTTTGTCATGCCTAAAGTCTGCGCTGCCGCTTCCACAGCGTGGACAAGCATCTCAGATAAAGCCGCAACTAATATCGTTGAGACTAGCAGTACTACAAGCGAGCGCCTCACAGACCAGCCTTTAGTCCCGAGTGCTTCCTCAGCCTCATCATTCTCTTCAGCGGATCGAGTAAATAAATGTCTGTGCGTCTTTAATGAGAACCAAAGGCTGGCAAAATAAATGACGAACAATACAATGGCAATAGTAAGTGCAATATTGGACTGCCTCACCGCATGTCCTGCGCCTGTTGAAGCACCATAAACAGCAGGTACTATTAGACTTATGGCACCCAGACCCAAAAGCGTCGCCAGAGTGGTCGCAGCCGTTTTGTTGAATGTCTGAGTCTCGTAACGCAAGCCACCAACAAAAATGGACAACCCCAACACAAGCAAAACGTTTCCAACAATAGAGCCGGTAATTGATGCTTTCACAACCTCCGGCAAATTGGCGCGTAAGGCTGCCAAAGCAATAATCAGTTCGCAAGCATTGCCGAAAGTGGCATTGAGCAGTCCGCCTGGTCCTTCACCTAATCTTTCGCCAAGATATTCCGTGGCACGCCCCATTAAGCCGGCAAGCGGAATAATGGAAAGAGCGCAGAAGGCAAAAATAGTCACCGGCCCCCAATGAAGAAAATGGGACAGGACGGCCAGAGGTAAAAAAATTAGTAACCAGTTGAGCATTGCTATATTTTAGCGCCTTGCCCGACGTGTACTCCTCCGGACTCTAGAGGTTGTCGGCTGAGTCCCACATGTCAAGGACCATAGGAAGCGACGCAAGAGCGGCGAGGAGCCGGTCGTTAGCGGCGCGATGGTGTAAAGCCGGACGGCAAGCGAAGGTGAAGGCGGTGTGTTATTTCAAACACGCCGCCGGAACCGGAGCGATATAAAAAGACTTAATGGGGGATTCTACGATAGCTTTTACCTGGTAAACATCAGGGTTTCATGGCATACTACCCCCACTAATTCGACAATTGAATCTGTGTGACCCGAAACGGTCAGGAGGGTATCTGAATGGCTACAGTGAAGCCGGTTGAAATTCCAGGAATGGAATGCGAAACGCCTCACTTCCTGATGGCTCAACGACAGCTCGATGAGATAGCTCTCGAGATGGGTCTTGATCCGGAGCTTCACGAGCGTTTGCGTTATCCCAAGCGTGCTCTAATAGTCACAGTGCCAGTACGCATGGACGACGGCACAGTAAAAACATTTACCGGCTACCGTGTGCAGCACGATGTTAGCTTAGGACCAGGTAAGGGCGGCATCCGCTTCCATCCCGAAGTCAACCTCGGCGAAGTTTCCGCATTAGCCATGCTCATGACCTGGAAATGCGCCTTGATGGGTTTACCTTATGGTGGTGCCAAAGGCGGCATTCGCTGCGAACCATGGAATCTTTCTTTGGGTGAGCAAGAAAGACTAACCAGACGGTACACTTCTGAAATTATCAACTTGATTGGACCGGACAAAGACATTCCGGCTCCGGATATGTACACCAATGAACAGACAATGGCCTGGATCATGGATACATACTCCATCAACGTCGGTCACACAGTGCCTTCGGTAGTTACCGGTAAGCCTGTTTCCATCGGCGGATCACTGGGCAGAATGGAAGCCACCGGTCGCGGTGTTGCCTACTGCGTACGCCGCGCCTGCCAGGAATCTGGTATCACTGATAAATCACCATCTGTTGTTGTGCAAGGTTTCGGTAATGTCGGCGGAGTAGCTGCCAGACAATTATTCGATGCCGGCTTCAAGGTTGTCGCCGTATCTGACGTGCATGGTGGCATTTATTGCTCCGACGGCATAGACATTCCACGCTTGCAAGCCTACGTTTCCGAAATGGGTCGCGTAGAAGGCTTCAGCAACTGCAAGGCCGTATCCAATACCGAATTGTTGACACTGCCATGTGATGTGCTGGTGCCGGCTGCTCTGGGCAACCAAATCCACGAAAGAAACATGATGGACATCAACGCCAAGATAATTGTCGAAGGTGCTAATGGTCCTGTAGGTCCGGAAGCCGACAGATACTTGCACGAAAAGGGCGTACTCATTGTGCCGGATATTCTGGCTAATGCCGGCGGCGTAACCGTCAGCTACTTTGAGTGGGTTCAAGGCCTAATGCACTTGTTCTGGTCGGAAGACGAAGTGAATAAGCGCCTGGAAGAGATTATGGGAAGAGCTTGCGATCAAGTTTTTGCTATGGTCAAAAAGACAGGTCTTCGCCCCAGAATGGCTGCGCTTCGTTTGGCCGTCAGCCGCCTGGCAGAAGCTAAAAAGCTCAGAGGTCTCTACCCATAATTGTGGGTTAGTTCATCAACCAAAAGCCGCCTTTCGG contains these protein-coding regions:
- the mutM gene encoding bifunctional DNA-formamidopyrimidine glycosylase/DNA-(apurinic or apyrimidinic site) lyase, with product MPELPEVECVLRGLEKSLAGERIESVKVLREQSIACPSAKSFAKLVPGRVFSDFVRRGKYLLMSFDDGSGLACHLRMSGALVVKTKKSNKDKNDKHLRVLFKMQSGKELHFEDMRVFGRLWFVKSNAKFEEVIPALSKMGPEPLTDLTHNYLQEKLATRSQSIKAALLDQGLIAGIGNIYADEVLFLTGVHPQTRASDLSAAKLKKLVENIRLVLTQAIVAGGSSIRDYKDSFGVNGNYQNEALVYGRVGLSCTKCGSKIERVKLAGRSAHFCSRCQRR
- the cax gene encoding calcium/proton exchanger — encoded protein: MLNWLLIFLPLAVLSHFLHWGPVTIFAFCALSIIPLAGLMGRATEYLGERLGEGPGGLLNATFGNACELIIALAALRANLPEVVKASITGSIVGNVLLVLGLSIFVGGLRYETQTFNKTAATTLATLLGLGAISLIVPAVYGASTGAGHAVRQSNIALTIAIVLFVIYFASLWFSLKTHRHLFTRSAEENDEAEEALGTKGWSVRRSLVVLLVSTILVAALSEMLVHAVEAAAQTLGMTKLFVGVVLVAIIGNAAEHSTAVLMAMKNRMDLAMQIALGSGAQIALFVAPVLVFASFLLGQPMNLNFTAGEIVAVGLSVLILPLVVLDGECNWLEGLQLLAVYIILSIGFFFI
- a CDS encoding Glu/Leu/Phe/Val dehydrogenase — translated: MATVKPVEIPGMECETPHFLMAQRQLDEIALEMGLDPELHERLRYPKRALIVTVPVRMDDGTVKTFTGYRVQHDVSLGPGKGGIRFHPEVNLGEVSALAMLMTWKCALMGLPYGGAKGGIRCEPWNLSLGEQERLTRRYTSEIINLIGPDKDIPAPDMYTNEQTMAWIMDTYSINVGHTVPSVVTGKPVSIGGSLGRMEATGRGVAYCVRRACQESGITDKSPSVVVQGFGNVGGVAARQLFDAGFKVVAVSDVHGGIYCSDGIDIPRLQAYVSEMGRVEGFSNCKAVSNTELLTLPCDVLVPAALGNQIHERNMMDINAKIIVEGANGPVGPEADRYLHEKGVLIVPDILANAGGVTVSYFEWVQGLMHLFWSEDEVNKRLEEIMGRACDQVFAMVKKTGLRPRMAALRLAVSRLAEAKKLRGLYP